The sequence below is a genomic window from Candidatus Polarisedimenticolaceae bacterium.
ACATCCCGGTCGTCGAATCGTTCGCCGCGAAGTCCCCCTACGTGCTGCGCTGGGAGAACGACAGGTTCCTCCTGCGTCACGAGCAGGTCGGCGAGGTCTGCGAGCTGAAGCTCTCCCCGAATCCCCCCTGGTACCAGAAGAAGACGACCACCGGAAAGCTGATGACCCGCGTCGGGTCGCTGCAGGGGACCTATCTCGGCGTCTACCCGTCGAAGGTCTGCGAGTACTGGCTCGAGAAGCCCAAGGAGCAGTGCAAGTTCTGTTCGGTCGGCCTGAACCTCGGCGCCGACGACGCGGACGAGAAGTCGGTGCGCGAGGTGGTCGAGGTCGTGGAGGCCGCTCGCCGGGAATCGGGGATCACCTACGTCGACTTCAACACCGGCCACTACGACGGCGACACGTACCTCGACATCCTCGAGCCGTACATCAAGGCGGTGAAGCAGCGGACCGGCGTGCTGATCGGCGTGCAGACGCCGCCCCACCACGACCTCAAGCGCTACAAGGAGCTGCGGCGCATGGGGGTCAACCGCGTGTCGTTCTGCTTCGAGCTGTACAACCGCGAGTGTTTCGAGTCGATCTGCCCCGGCAAGCACCGCCAGTACGGCCTCGACCGCTACCTCGAGGCGGTCCGCTACTGCGCGCAGGAGGTCGGCCCGACCGGGCGCGGCTTCGAGCCCTGGGTCACCAACGGGGAGATCATCGCGGGGCTCGAGCCTCCGGAGGACTCCATCCGCGCGATCGACTGGATCACCTCCGTGGGCGCGATCCCGACGGTGTGCGTCTTCCGCCCGCTCGTCGGGACCGATCTCGAGGACCAGAAATCCCCCGAGACCGAGCCCCTGATCCCCGTCTTCGCGCGCCTGTGGGAAGCCTGCATGGAGAAGGGGCTGCCGTTCGGGATCGCCCCGAACATCCACGTCTCCCTCGTCATGCTCCCCGAGGAATGCCG
It includes:
- a CDS encoding radical SAM protein is translated as MERDVRKNPSLLKLDLYCKGLRLDDSCLVEEQGGRKIMRTRAGLGSGLEAILPGGYWTNIPVVESFAAKSPYVLRWENDRFLLRHEQVGEVCELKLSPNPPWYQKKTTTGKLMTRVGSLQGTYLGVYPSKVCEYWLEKPKEQCKFCSVGLNLGADDADEKSVREVVEVVEAARRESGITYVDFNTGHYDGDTYLDILEPYIKAVKQRTGVLIGVQTPPHHDLKRYKELRRMGVNRVSFCFELYNRECFESICPGKHRQYGLDRYLEAVRYCAQEVGPTGRGFEPWVTNGEIIAGLEPPEDSIRAIDWITSVGAIPTVCVFRPLVGTDLEDQKSPETEPLIPVFARLWEACMEKGLPFGIAPNIHVSLVMLPEECRGLSDKANKFWLQDLKRSAMKKVFQMQLRRELAKAPIANGAAA